CGCACAGCTTCGCCGAGATTTGCGCCTGCTCATCCGGCACGATGACCGCCACAAATGTGGTGGTGCCGCCAAAGACCGCCCGCAACATCCGCTCGATCTCCGGTCCGCTGCGGTCCTCATAAACGCCCGCGCTGGCGCGGTCGCTGATGGTGATGCGGCCGATCTTCATAAACAGACGTGAAGCTCACGCAGCGGGCGCCAAGGTCGCAAAGTGGATTCACTACGGATAGCGAAGGCCCGCAATCGGTGCGGCATTGTGGCCCGGGCGTTCTTTGCGTGAGACATTTTCATCCCTCCTTCACCTTTTCAATCACGCGCACCGCCTCGATGCGCATCGTTTTGTCCACGGCTTTGCACATGTCGTAGAGCGTCAGGGCCGCCACGCTCACGCCGGTCAGCGCCTCCATTTCCACGCCGGTCTGCGCGCTGGTCTCGGCGACGCAGGTGATTTCAACCGCCGCCGGCCGCACGCGAAAGCTCACTTCGACGTGGTTCAAGCCCAGCGGATGGCACAGCGGAATCAACTCTGCCGTCCGCTTGGCCGCCTGGATGCCGGCGATCTGCGCCACCGTCAGCACGTCGCCCTTCGGCAGCGCCGCGCGACGCAAGGCGCGAATCGTCGCCGCCTGACAAACGAGCCGGCCGGCCGCAACGGCCCGGCGCCGTTGCACGGGCTTCGCGCCCACGTTCACCATGCGCGCTTCGCCCTGCGGATTGAGATGCGAAAATGTTTTCGTTCGTTTCATGCGGGTGCGGGTTCTTCAGAAGTCTGCCGGCAGAAAATCAACACGGGTGCCCGCGGCCAGACGTTCGGTATGCGCGGGCACGCGCAGCAGGGCGTTCGCCCTCGCCAAGGAAGTGACATCGCCAGAACTCGCCCACGCAAGCGGCCGGACTTGGGCCGCATCGCCGTGCCCCTCCCAGCGGGCGGGCCAGAGGGTTTCACGCGGGCTCGCGGCATCGTCCAGCGGCGTGCCCAGCATTGCCGACTGGAACGGCGCCGGCGATTCTCCCGTCAACCGACCCAGCGCCGCCGCCACGAACGCGTGGAAGCAAACGAAGTGCGAGAGCGGATTGCCCGGCAGCCCGAACGCCACCCGCGCGGCATTGACACCAAAGATCAGCGGCTTGCCCGGACGCAGGTTCACCTGGCTGAAAACAATTTCAAACCCAAGCCACTCCAGCAGCGGCCGCGTAAAGTCCTTGTCCCCGACGCTCGCCCCGCCGGAAACCAAAATCACCGACGCCGATTCTACGGCGCTCCGGCGCGCGTTGATGTCGGCCTGGGCAGCGGCAAAATTCTCGCGCAGGTGGGCGTGCTCGACAACGCATGGCCAGCGCTGCAACAGGCCGCGGATCAAAAAGGAATTGCTGTCGCGAATCTGGCCCGGTTGCGGCATCTGCGCGGGCGGAACAATCTCGTCGCCCGTCGTAAAGTGCAGGACACGCAACCGCGGGCTGACCGGCGGCGCCGCGCAACCGGCGGTGGCCAGCAGCGCAAGCGCGCCGCCGTTCAACCGGGTTCCCGGCGCCAGCAGCGCTTCGCCGCGCCGCACTTCTTCGCCACGGCGGCGCACATTGGCCGAGTCGTCGCGTGCCAGCATGCGAATGTGGTCGCCCAAGCGTTCGACATCTTCCTGCATCAGCACGCGGAGTCCTTCGCAGGGAAGCGAAGCCCCGGTCGCCACACGGACGGCCTCGCCGGGAGGCAGTTGACGCGGCTTCCAATCAGCGGCGTGCAACGTGTCCACCACCCGAAAGGATTCAGCCGGATCATCGGCCCGCACGGCATAACCGTCGCGGGTGGATTTATCAACCGCTGGCCAATCTTCCGCCGCGCAAACCGTCTCGCGCAACACCCGGCCGCACGCATCGGCCAGCGCCACGCGTTCGGCGGGCAGCGTCGGACAGCGCGATTCGACCAGGGCTCGCGCATCCTCGAGCGACAACAGCGCCGGCCGCCGGCCCGACGAACTGGCCGCGGCTGGCCGGCTGACGTCGGGTCGAGCCTCAGCACCCCGGCCACCGCGTTTCCAAATCGGCACGTCCTGTTTGAGCCGGTCCATGAACGCCGCCAGCAGGGCGAACGCCCCGGCCCGATGTCGCCCCGCGACGCCCACGTAGATGGCGGTTTCGCCGACGGGAATCTCCCCGACGCGATGAATCACCTTCACCGCCAAGCAAGGATGCCGTTCCGCCAGCTCGGTCAACAGGCGCCGCATTTCACGCACGGCCATTTCCGGATAAGCCTCATAGTCGAGCGCTGTGATGGGGGCGCCATTCTCCTCGCCACGGACGACACCCCGAAATTCCACCCACGCGCCGGTGGCGCCCGCCGGTCCGGTGACGGGCAGCGTCTCCGGGATGCGTTGCGGCGTGAGTTGAACGTCAATATGCATGGCCACGCGAGTTCAGCCGCCGGACACAGGCGGGATCAGGGCAACTTCATCGCCATCGGCAAAACGGGCGTCCGGCCCGACGTATTCCGAGTTTTTCGCGAACCGCACGATGCGGCGGTGGGTGGCGAGCGCAGGATATTTTTCCAGCAGCGCGCCCCACAGTGCCTCGCTCGTCAGGGGCGCGGGCGCCGCGAGTTCCGTGCTCGCGCAACCGGTCGCGTCCTTGAGTTGGGCGAAAAAAAGTATGCGCATGGGGCTCCTGACTAGCAATTGTCTCCCCGCGACACAAGATGGATGGCAGGCGCCTTGATGAGGGCCACCACCGGCGCGCCGGGGTGCAAGTTCAATTCCGCGCACGCCGCCCGCGTCACCAGCGCGAACAGCGAAAACCCTGCGTCGAGTTCCACGCGCACGAGCGGTCCTTCCGTCCGCAGGCCCACCACGCGGGCGGGCAGCCGGTTGCGCACGCTGCTGGTCACGGCGGCGGCGCGTTGCAGCACGACGTCCTCCCCGCGAACGCACACAAATACGCGACTCGTCGCGGCGTCCGGCGCGAGGGCGGTCAGCGTGGCGCCACCGACCACGACGCTGGCCATGCCATCCTGAACGTGCCGGACGACTCCGGGCTGGAGGGTTTCCACGCCCACAATGCGCGCCACGTCGGCCGAGCCGGGCCGGTTGAACACGTCCAACACCGGGCCGGTTTGCACGATCCGGCCGTTCAGCAATACCACCACTTCATCGGCCAGCGCGATGGCTTCCATCCGGTCGTGCGTGACGCACAGCATGGGAATGCGGAACTCATCGCGCAGCCGCACCAGAAATGGCAGGAGCTTCGCCTTCAACGGAGCGTCCAGGCTGGCCAGCGGCTCATCGAGGAGCAACCAACGTGGCGCCGCGAGCAACGCGCGGGCCAGCGCCACCCGCTGCTTTTCGCCGCCGGAAAGATCTGTCACCGCCCGCCCGACGAGCGCTTGAATCTCGAGAACCTCAACAACGTGTTCGAAGCTGAAGCGCGCATCGACGCTGCCGCTGCGGCGCAGCCCGTAGAGCAGGTTTTGCCGGACGGAGAGGTGCGGAAACAGCGCGAGGTCCTGAGGCACGTAGCCGATGCCGCGGGCGCGCGTCGGCACGAAAACGCCGCGCGCCGTGTCCGTCAGCACCTGCGCCCCCAGTTGAATGAAGGCCCGGCGCGCGGGGCGCAGTCCCAGAATCAGTTCGAGCAGCGACGTTTTGCCCGCGCCCGACGGGCCAAAGACGGCGGTGACGGGACCGTTGACCACCGCGTTCACGTTGAGCGCAAAGCCGGCAAGCGACAGTTCGACGTTGTCGAGGCGCAGGCTCACGGCGATTTCCTCCGGCGCCGCAACGTCAGTTCGCTGCCCCAGACGGCGAGGAAGGCCAGCACCACGGACACGCCCAGCAGCCGGAACGCGTGGGCATCCTGGCCCAGTTGCACGTCTTGAAAAATGGTCAGCGAAAGCGTGGCCGTCTGGCCGGGAATGTTGCCCGCCACCATGATGGTGGCACCGAATTCGCCCAGCGCCCGCGCAAACGCCAGCAGCATCCCGGCGACGATGCCCCGCAATGCCAGCGGCAGGGTGATGGTGAAGAGCACCCGCCATCCGCCCGCGCCCAACGTGCGGGCGATTTGTTCAAAGCGCGGATTCACTTCTTCAAACGCCACCCGTGCCGAACGGACCAGCAGCGGCAGCGACATCACACTCAACGCCAGCAGCACGGCACGCCACGTAAAGACGATGTCGCAATTGAAGTGGTCGTGCAAAACACCGCCCAGCGGGCCGCGCCGGCCAAAGAGCTTCAGCAGCACCAGGCCCGTCGCCACCGGCGGCAGCACGAGCGGCAGCGAGACCAGCGTTTCGACGACGGATTTGCCCGGCCAGTCCCGCCGCGCCAGCAACCAGGCGAGCGCGAGACCAATGGGCAGAATCAGCACCGTGCTGAGCGCGGACACCCAGGCCGTGAACCAGACAATTTGCCATTCTTCAGCGGTCATTCGCGCACGATGAAGCCAAATCGCGTGAAAACCCGCGCCGCTTCAGCGGAGGCGAGATGCTGCAAAAATTTCCGCGCCGCGGCGGCGTGTTTGGCTTCCTTCACGAGCGCGACTGGATAAGCGATCCGGGGGGCATCCCGGGTCGGAACCGCATAGGCGATTTTCACTTTCTTGGAAATGCCCGCGTCGGTTTTGAACACGACGCCCGCCTCGACGTTGCCGGATTCCACGGCGGCGAGGGCGGCCCGCACGTTTTCCGTGGGCACCACTTTGGGCTGGATCAAGGGCCACAGCCCCGTCTTCGTCAACCACGCCCGGCCGTAAACGCCGGCTGGAACCACCTTGGGATCGGCGAACGCAATTTTCCGCACGGCCGCATTCGTGAGGTCCGCGGCGGACTGGATGAGCAACGTGCTGTCGGCGGGAATCACGACGACGATGGCGTTGCCGAGGTGGCTTTTGCGCGTGGCCAGGTCAATCAGGCCCCGCTTTGCGAGCCCATCCATCTGGGCTTCGTCGGCGGAGAAGAAAATGTCAGCGGGCGCGCCTTCCGCAATCTGCCGGGCGAGCGTGCTGGACGCGCCAAAGTTGAAGATGATTTTGTCGTCGGAAGTTTTTTCGTAATCTGCGGCCACCACCTTGAGCGCATCGGTCAGGCTCGCGGCGGCGAAAACAGTGACGTCCGCGGCCACGGCCTGGTTCCACAAGCCGACGGTCAAGGCGACGATCAAAAGCGGCATCAATCGTTTTTTCATCATGCTTCCGCGGCGTCAAAAGTTGAAACTGACCTGCGCGTAAAACCAGTCGGCATCCACCACGCCGCCGTTGGCCGGGACGGCGTCGAGCGATTGCCGGAGGTAATCGCCGGCGAAGAAATGGCCGTAGCCCAGACGCACCGTGTTCCACGACGCGGGCTTCCAGTCGGCCAGCACATCCAGCTCCTGACCGACGAACGAATCAAAACCGGGATGACGTCCGTAACCGTTGCCGCTGCGGCCCGCGCCGCTTTCCGGGTAGAGATAATCCGCCGTTTCCACCAGCCAGAAGCCGAGCCACGCCAGGGAGAGCGTCAGACCCTTCACCGGCTTCAAGGAAGTTTCCACCCGCGGAATGTGCAGGTTGCGGAGCCCCAGCAAATCCATGTTGCCGTAGAGCCGGTGGTTGGTGCCGAAGAGCAGTTCCACCGTGTTGTTCTCGCCGTCGGTTGGATTGCCGTCGCCGGAGCCGAAGTCGTAGCCGACGCCGACGCGCGGCGCGCCGGAGACGTCCTTCCACGTGTGGCCGCCCGCCACGTTGACCGCAAAAGCCCGTTGGCGCAGGCGCGCGCCGCCTTGGTTGATGCTGCCGAACTGGCCCGCCGCTTCGAGCGTGTAATCCCAAGCGCCCAGCCGGCCGGGCAGCGAAGCCCAGCGCGTGCCCACCGTGTAGATGTCGCGCGGCCCCGGCCCGCCGAGGCCGGGCGCCAGGGCGTCGGGCGAACCGGCACCCACGTTCCGCGCGAGGAAATAGAATTCGGTGACCTGCCATGGGACCAGTTTTCGCGTCGCCGCGTAGCTGCCGCTGAACCAGTCGTAATCGTTGGCGACATTGAAGTAATCGTCCCGCGGCAGCACCGGCCTCCCGGCAAAGGCGTCGACCCAGAACGCGTCATTCTCAAAGCGCAGCCGGGCCGCATCGAACGAGCGCTGGAGGTTGCTCCAGTCTGCATTGCCGATCCACCGCTGGTCGCCGTAGATCAATTCCTGCCGCCCGAGCTGGAGGACGAGCGGGAATTGCTCCGGCCGGCCCAGCCGCAGCCAGGCCTGATGCAGATCGAACGTGTCCGTTTCGTTCACCAATCGCGCATCGCTGACCGCGTGCGCGTCACGTCCCTCAACAAATGCACTGACCCAGTCCGTCGGCGTCCAGCCCAGATGCGCCTTCGTGCGAAACAGGAAATAATCGTTGCTGTTGTCGAGATCGCGGGCGAAGTCGCGATTGGGAAACGAACCGGCCTTCGCCTTTGCCTCGTAACGCACGCGAAACTCGCCGCCCAAATCCCAGGCCGCAAAGTCCGGTGATTGGGTGCGCAGCCAGTCGTTGACCAGGCCGGCGTCCGCCGTGCGAGCGGTCGGTTGGGCAACGGCGCTCATCGCATCTGCCCCGGCCCGCGTCGCCACAAGCGACAGCGCAAGGCACGCGCCGGCCAGGAAAGGTTGCGCCCTGAGAGAAGGGTGTTTCACGGACACCCACTTCACCCGGGCCGTCCTATTTTGTCAAATATAACGGCATCCCGGGCCATGAAATTTTCCGCGCACCCGCCTGAAAAATCCGCGGGCTCAACGCCGCAGCAGCCGTTGCAGCGCGGTCCAGCCCGGCTGAACCGCCGCCCGCGCGTCCGCCTCCATTTGTTGATACCGCTTCAGCACCTCCCGCCCGGTGCCGGTCAGTTCCGCACCGCCGCGTCGATGGCCGCCGCGCAGCGCCCGGACGAGCGGCTCCTTGAAGCAGGCATTCATCGTCTGCACCAGCGACCAGGCGCGCATGTAGGACATGCCGAGGCGCGCCGCCGCCTCGGCGATCGAGCCCGTCTCGGCAATGCGCGCCAGCAATTCGGCCTTCCCCGGGCCGAAGGCAATGTCCTCGCCGCACACAATGCGGAGGCGCGGATGCAACGCGGCGGCCGCGGTTCCCTTTCGTTTCACGCGGGCAGGCATAAGTCGGCGGGGGAATTCCAGTTGGCAAAGCAGCCCGCGAATGCAGGTGCCATGTCAACCCACACGGCCCGCCCGGACGCGACACAGCGGCCGGCAAAGGGGCGTGCGCCCAGGACTCCGGGAGAAGCGGGCGGATTGGCGGCGGAAATCTCCGGCAACAGGTCACGCGCCGTTTTCGGATAGAATGCCGCCAGCGGTTCGACCTGTCCGTTGACGCGGGGAATCGCGCCCGTCGTTTCCGTGCACTCCCCGAACAGCCGCCGCAAGCAATCCTCCGTCATGTGCGGCATGTCCACGGCGAGCACCAACAACAGCGGCGCCAACGCGGCCTCCAGCGCCGCGGCCAGCCCGCCAAGCGGGCCCGCACCTGGCCATTCGTCCCGGACCACCGGACAACCAAACTGCGCATAATCCCCGGCGGCGCGCCCGGAGATGATGATTTCCCGCGCGCCAATGGCCCGCATCAACTGGATCTGCCGGGCCAGCAATGTTTGCCCGTGAAGCTCCAGCCAGGCCTTGTCGCGGCCCATGCGTGACGATTGTCCGCCAGCGAGGATGACGGCACTGAAGTTCATGCTGATGGTTTCACGCCAAAGATGCCAAAGCAGGCAAGCCTTCACGAATCAACGCGCAACACGCCGTTCGTGAGGATGCGCGCCCGCAAGCCACCGCGCCCGCGCAGGGCGACCTCCGCGCCCGGCGCAATGGCTTCGTTCATCCAATAACACGGAGTGCATTCCGCCACGCCCTCGAACTCAACGCCCTGAATGGCAAACCGCTGCCCGATGAGCGTGTTCAAATCCACGCCGCGCGTGATGAGGTTGCGCCGCGTGACGCCAGGCGACCGGCCGGCGACCCCAAGCCGGCCGCAAATCTCGTCGAACACTTCGCCCGCGAAGAGGGTAATTTGTCCCTTGTAATTGTCCTTGAAACCGAAGAAGCGGTCGCCGACGAGTCCCTGCCCCGCGACGCATTCCACGGCGGCCACCTCAATGGTCGGGTGGTTGCCCGGCGGCTGTTCGTGGTGGCCAAAGAAATTATGGCCCGGCGAAATGAAGAGCCGCTCGACTTTGATGTCCACTGACACAGGCATCGAATTGACTGTAACGGGCCGCCGGCCGCGCGGCAACTGCCGGGTCAGCAAGCCGCCCCGAACAGCTCCTGCAACCGGCCTACATCATGGCGCGCGGTGAATTGCTGGAATGTTTCGTGCCCCTGCCGGTGTTGGAGATACGTGCGCAGCATGCGTTCCAGCGTGGCGGGCAGTTCCGCGGCCACCACGCCGGCGAACACCTGCCGGCCCACGGCTTGGTGCCGGCCAAAGCCGCCGCCAACGAAAATGTGATACGCATCAAAGCTTTCGCCGCTGATTTTCGTCCGGGTGCCGAGGCAGCCGATGTCGCCCATGTAATGCTGCGCGCAGGAATTCGGGCAGCCGGTGATGTGAATGTTCACGGGCTGATCCAGTTCGATGCGCTTTTCCAGTTGCCGGATGACTTCCAGCGCGTGCCCCTTGGTGTTGGCCTGCGCGAATTTGCAATAACTGTTGCCCGTGCAGGCAATCACGCCGCTCGCCAGGTTTGATTGCTTGATGGCGAACCCCGCCTTTTCCAGGGCGCGTTTCAACGTCGGCACAAAGGCGTCAGGCACGTTTGGAATGATGAAGTTCTGCCAGACCGTCAGGCGGATTTCCCCGCTGCCGTAGCTTTCGGCCAGTTCGGCCAGCCGCAGCATTTGCTTCGGTGTGATCTGCCCCACCGGGCACGTGGCGCCGACGTAATTCAGCCCGCGCTGCCTTTGCGGATAATCACCGACATGCGAGTGCGGCAATTCCTGACTCGCCCAGCGGAGTTGGGCCGGGTCGCACGGGGCGCGCCGCAATTTCACGCCAAGCTTCTGCTCGACGAGGGCGAGGTATTCGCCGAGCGACGTCGTTTCGAGCAGGTGCTTCAGCCGGGCCTTCTTGCGGTTCGTCCGGCAGCCCTTCTCGATGAACACCCGCACAATCGCGACGACAACCTTGTTGATTTCCGCGGGCGGAACCACGACGCCCAGATCGCGGGCAAACGCCTTGTGACCGGTGGCGCCGCCCAGCGCGATGCGGAACACGACTTCGTCGCCCTGCTTCACCGCCTTCACGCCGATGTCGTTTGTGTCCTCCACCGCACCGATCAGTCCGCCGCCGTCGTAGGCGATGTTGAACTTGCGCGGCAGGTCGTAGAACGACCGGTCGTTGATGATGAGTTGTGCCAGCTGCTGCACGAGCGGGTTCACGTCAATCAACTCCACGGGGTCAATGCCCGCGGTGGAATTCATCGTCAGGTTGCGAATGTTGTCCGCTCCCGAACCCCGGGTGTGCAGCCCGATGGCCTGCACGCGGCCGAGAAATGCCGGGGCATCCTTGGGCTGGATGAGCCGCATCTGAAGGTTGGCGCGCGTCGTGATCTGCACATACCCCGAGGTCAATTCTTGCGCAATGTGGGCCAGCTCGCGGAGCTGATACGTCTTCACCACGCCGCCGGGAATGCGCAGGCGCGCCATGAACGCGTCCTTCACCGGCGTCAGGAAAAACAGCCCGTTCCACTTGAAGCGGAAGGTGTCCTCCTTGTCGGGCGCCTGGCCGCCCAAAGCGTTCTGGACGATTTGCTCATAGGCATCAAGCGGATGCAATTCCCGCTTCACCCGCTCCTCGAAGATGAGGTCCTCCCTGGGCGCCGGCGCTGGCGCGACGTCGCTGAAGCGTTGACCGCGCGCGGCAACACCGGCGAAGAGGCCGGTCAAATATTCCCTCTGCTCGGCGGTGAAACCGGCGGCGACGATGGGTTCGGGCAGGGTCACATTACTCATTGGCAAAATCGTTTCTCATGCAAAGACGCCAAGGCCGCAAAGGATTCATCGGGCTTTGCGTCCTTTGCACCCGTGGCGCGAGGCATGATCGGTTCAATACACATCGCGCTGATAGCGTTTGTCGGACTTCAGCTTGGCCACGTAGGACCTGGCCTCGTCGGCGCTCTTGCCGCCGTGCTTCTCGATGAGGGTGTGCAGCGCGGCGTCCACGTCCCTGGCCATTCGTGAGGCGTCACCGCAAACGTAGAAGTGCGCGCCGGTCTCGAGCCAAGCCCACAGCTCAGCGCCGTTTTCGAGCATCCGGTTCTGGACGTAAATCTTCCCGGCCTGATCGCGTGAGAACGCGAGGTTCAGGCGCGTGAGGAAGCCGTCCTTCTGCCAGGCGATCAGTTGTTCCTCGTAGAGAAAGTCCGCGGCGCGCGTCTGGTCGCCGAAGAAGAGCCAGTTCCTTCCTTTCGCGCCGGTGACCTGCCGTTCTTCGAGAAATGCGCGGAACGGCGCAATGCCGGTGCCGGGACCGACCATGATCATCGGCGTGTCGCCGTTGGCGGGCGGCTTGAATCCGTGCGAGGGCTGCACGAAGACCTTCACGTAGTTCGTATCACCGACGCGATCGGCAAGAAATGTGGAGGCGACGCCTTTGCGTTCGCGGCCGTGGCTTTCGTAGCGCACGGCGCTGACGGTCAGATGCACCTCGCCTGGATGCGCCTTGGGCGAGGACGAGATGCTGTAAAGGCGCGGCGCGAGCTTCTTCAACAGCTTCACAAATTCGGTCGCGGGCATTGGCCCGGGCAACAGATGCAGCAAATCAATCACGTGCCGGCCCCAGAGCCATTGCTTCAAGTCGCCGTGCTTCTCGGGCGCGAGCAACGCGGCGAGTTCGCTTCCCGGCGCGGCTTTCGCAACGGCGGCGAGCAATTCCTGTGAAGGCCTGTTGATGTCGAGCTGTTGCGTGAGCGCTTCGCCGAGCGAAACGATATTGTCGCCAAGCCTCACGTTGTCGTCCGGTTTCGCCTTCAGCGCTTTGAGCACGTCATCCACGAGTTCATGACAATTCACCGGCACGACGCCGAGCGCGTCGCCGGCTTCATAGGTGAGGCCGCTGCCGTGGAGGCCGATTTCGTAGTGGCGCACTTCCTTGCTCGAACCGGCTTGGCTGAGCAGAACGTTTTTGAGCAGCGTGGCGGGGAAGGGATTGGATTTGCCGTATTGTGGGACAGGCAGCTTGCCTGTCTCGGGGGCCGAGGGTGTGGCGTGAGGCTTGCCGTTTGTGGGCGTCCCACCGGACAGGCTGGAAGCCTGTCCCACTACCAGTTTGTCCCACAGCCGGTCCATCCATGCCGCAGCGGCGGCTTCGTAATCCACGTCGCATTCGCCGCGCGGGGCGAGCCGTTTGGCACCCAAGGCTTCGAGGCGGGCGTCGAACTTCTTCGAGGCGCCGCAAAAGTCTGAATAATTTCGGTCGCCCAGACCGAGCACGGCGAAATGCAGATTCTCCAGGCGTGGCGTGGCATCGGCACTCAACCAACTCCAGAAGTTGGCCGCGTTGTCCGGCGGTTCACCGTCACCCCACGTGCTCGAAATGATCACCGCCTTGCCACCGGCGGCAAGGTTGGCCTGTTCGTGCTCATTCAACGCCAGCACCCGGGGCGCGAAGCCGCGCTGCTCCGCTTCCTTGGCGAACTT
This genomic stretch from Verrucomicrobiia bacterium harbors:
- a CDS encoding sulfite reductase subunit alpha, which codes for MTHVPYIPENAPFTPEQRAWLNGFLAGLFSDANPAGAPRPSSNGSSAKPAEPLAILFGSQTGTAEGLAKKFAKEAEQRGFAPRVLALNEHEQANLAAGGKAVIISSTWGDGEPPDNAANFWSWLSADATPRLENLHFAVLGLGDRNYSDFCGASKKFDARLEALGAKRLAPRGECDVDYEAAAAAWMDRLWDKLVVGQASSLSGGTPTNGKPHATPSAPETGKLPVPQYGKSNPFPATLLKNVLLSQAGSSKEVRHYEIGLHGSGLTYEAGDALGVVPVNCHELVDDVLKALKAKPDDNVRLGDNIVSLGEALTQQLDINRPSQELLAAVAKAAPGSELAALLAPEKHGDLKQWLWGRHVIDLLHLLPGPMPATEFVKLLKKLAPRLYSISSSPKAHPGEVHLTVSAVRYESHGRERKGVASTFLADRVGDTNYVKVFVQPSHGFKPPANGDTPMIMVGPGTGIAPFRAFLEERQVTGAKGRNWLFFGDQTRAADFLYEEQLIAWQKDGFLTRLNLAFSRDQAGKIYVQNRMLENGAELWAWLETGAHFYVCGDASRMARDVDAALHTLIEKHGGKSADEARSYVAKLKSDKRYQRDVY